The following coding sequences are from one Desulfosporosinus orientis DSM 765 window:
- a CDS encoding tetratricopeptide repeat protein — protein MALPLASAGKQKRPSLQSSYLWSSLQAQWQHRLGKTDAAIQSWVNLLKQESSKPRLKEAGYLIDVQALQEAREYLERMECDSQEDSAEISYLLAKCYLGQALIPQAKEKVEEAIKVKPQVAKYWDLLADCQLELGDWREGIKALDNSMRADPQNAETNYRLGTIYAYHEEYLEALRCFQGCCLLRPREAMYWEMKAEMHLLLDQMKDACESYEKALRFGATPDLAARLAYCYVQNGDTKKGIQYYKYTLKYEPDHYDSLNNLAAVYQNLGRTQDALTLLERAKNIYPKDPILLNNLAFTLVHQGRTRKAAEYYREALELAPDHPLILYNLSVCLTRKGNWQESIDLVNKLLKIDPHHSAGWALLGNIYEQMDKLDIAIDCFNKALKLA, from the coding sequence ATGGCTCTACCACTGGCTTCTGCTGGTAAACAAAAAAGGCCCTCTCTGCAAAGTTCTTATTTGTGGAGTTCCCTGCAAGCCCAATGGCAGCATCGCTTGGGCAAAACCGATGCAGCTATTCAAAGTTGGGTAAACCTTTTAAAACAAGAATCATCGAAGCCGCGTCTGAAGGAAGCAGGCTATTTGATTGACGTTCAAGCTTTACAAGAAGCCCGGGAGTATTTAGAACGGATGGAATGTGATTCTCAGGAGGATTCAGCGGAGATTAGCTATTTGCTCGCTAAGTGTTATCTTGGCCAAGCTCTCATTCCCCAGGCCAAGGAAAAGGTGGAGGAAGCGATTAAGGTAAAACCACAGGTCGCCAAGTATTGGGACTTGTTGGCCGATTGCCAATTGGAACTGGGAGATTGGCGGGAAGGAATTAAAGCCTTAGATAATTCCATGAGAGCAGACCCTCAGAATGCTGAAACCAATTATCGTTTGGGCACAATTTACGCTTATCATGAAGAATACCTGGAAGCATTAAGGTGTTTTCAAGGATGCTGCCTGCTCCGGCCTCGGGAAGCTATGTATTGGGAAATGAAAGCAGAAATGCATTTGCTTTTGGATCAGATGAAAGATGCCTGCGAAAGCTATGAAAAGGCCTTGCGCTTTGGAGCTACTCCCGATTTGGCAGCCAGGTTAGCCTATTGTTATGTCCAAAATGGAGATACGAAGAAAGGAATTCAGTACTATAAGTATACGCTGAAATATGAACCGGATCATTATGACAGCTTGAATAATCTGGCGGCAGTCTATCAAAATCTGGGCCGGACTCAAGATGCTTTAACCTTACTGGAACGTGCAAAAAATATTTACCCAAAAGACCCCATCTTGCTGAACAATCTAGCCTTTACTCTGGTTCATCAAGGACGGACCAGAAAGGCTGCAGAGTATTACCGGGAAGCATTAGAACTGGCTCCGGATCATCCCTTGATTCTCTACAATCTGAGCGTCTGCCTCACTCGCAAAGGGAATTGGCAGGAAAGCATTGATTTGGTCAATAAACTCTTGAAAATCGATCCCCATCATTCAGCAGGATGGGCCCTGCTGGGAAACATCTATGAGCAAATGGATAAGTTGGATATCGCCATTGACTGTTTTAACAAGGCCTTAAAACTTGCTTAA
- the panB gene encoding 3-methyl-2-oxobutanoate hydroxymethyltransferase, whose product MRKTVPDFEAMKQAGEKISMLTAYDYPSAQIVEEAGVDMILVGDSLGMVVLGYDSTVPVTMEEMIHHTKAVRRGAAQTFVVADMPFMSYATVELAIHNAGRLIKEGGADAVKVEGGIDIAPLVQTLTRAGIPVVGHIGLTPQTASQLGGFKVQGKDIESANQLLKDGQALEEAGAFSLVLEAIPRQVAEKITKGLRIPTIGIGAGVDCDGQVLVYHDLLGLFKRFKPKFVKQYAELRSVSIHSIQEYNKEVKSGYFPSEQHTFGLSDELIQKLYGDK is encoded by the coding sequence ATGAGAAAAACAGTACCTGATTTTGAAGCGATGAAACAAGCCGGTGAAAAAATCAGCATGTTGACGGCATACGATTACCCATCGGCTCAGATCGTCGAAGAAGCCGGAGTGGATATGATTCTCGTGGGAGATTCTTTAGGTATGGTTGTCCTGGGGTATGATTCAACTGTTCCGGTGACCATGGAAGAGATGATTCATCATACGAAAGCGGTCCGCCGAGGAGCAGCTCAAACCTTTGTGGTAGCCGATATGCCCTTTATGAGTTATGCAACTGTTGAACTGGCCATTCACAATGCTGGGAGGCTCATCAAAGAAGGAGGGGCTGATGCCGTCAAAGTCGAGGGCGGAATTGATATCGCCCCCCTGGTTCAGACCCTAACCCGTGCCGGGATACCTGTTGTCGGGCATATCGGCTTGACCCCTCAGACAGCCAGTCAACTGGGTGGTTTCAAGGTTCAGGGCAAAGACATTGAGAGCGCCAATCAACTGCTGAAAGACGGGCAAGCCTTAGAGGAAGCTGGAGCTTTTTCATTGGTTTTGGAAGCTATTCCCAGGCAAGTGGCAGAAAAGATCACTAAGGGGCTGAGAATTCCTACCATTGGTATTGGCGCTGGGGTGGATTGTGATGGACAGGTATTGGTATATCATGATCTTTTAGGTCTTTTTAAACGATTCAAACCTAAATTTGTAAAGCAATATGCAGAATTACGATCCGTTAGCATACATTCTATTCAGGAATACAATAAAGAAGTAAAATCGGGATATTTTCCTTCAGAACAGCATACCTTTGGTTTATCAGATGAATTAATTCAAAAGCTTTATGGAGATAAATAA
- a CDS encoding histidine phosphatase family protein: MTRIILTRHGQTLWNIEGRVQGSLDSPLTETGLLQARSLALRLKDERISHIYSSDSLRAVNTAEEIRREIGLETLTLNTALREFSFGEWEGCRWQDLRNNNPEIFKIWDSEPHLVTTPGGENMELVTKRAWDFAQQIIQAHKDETICLVTHGVTLKLLITKALGYGVHEWAKTPWQHNTALNILEVEEDQWNPLILGDCQHLNES; this comes from the coding sequence ATGACTCGGATTATTTTAACCCGACATGGTCAGACATTATGGAATATCGAGGGACGGGTGCAAGGCAGTTTGGATTCTCCCCTCACGGAGACAGGCTTGCTTCAAGCACGCTCTTTAGCTTTAAGGCTTAAAGATGAGAGGATTAGCCATATTTATTCCAGTGATTCTCTCAGAGCAGTTAATACTGCAGAAGAGATAAGACGTGAGATTGGACTGGAGACCTTAACCTTAAACACTGCTTTGCGAGAATTTTCATTTGGAGAGTGGGAAGGCTGCAGATGGCAAGATTTAAGGAATAATAATCCGGAAATCTTTAAAATATGGGATTCTGAGCCTCATCTTGTCACCACACCGGGTGGGGAGAACATGGAACTTGTCACAAAAAGGGCGTGGGATTTTGCCCAGCAGATTATCCAAGCCCATAAAGATGAAACCATCTGTCTGGTAACCCATGGCGTTACCTTGAAACTGCTCATTACAAAAGCATTAGGATACGGTGTTCACGAATGGGCGAAAACACCTTGGCAGCATAATACCGCTCTTAATATTTTGGAGGTCGAAGAGGACCAATGGAATCCCCTTATTTTAGGAGATTGCCAGCATTTAAATGAATCATAA
- the lgt gene encoding prolipoprotein diacylglyceryl transferase, with protein sequence MHQYWFFIGDFPIRAYGTLFALAFIVGVGVSLYFAKAEGHPEYMDVFMDLAPLLLISGIVGARFWQVFFFDWEFYRVNPGEIIAVWHGGLSIQGGVVGALIGGVIYVWRKKLPFWNLADIAAPGLMLAQSVGRDANLMNGDAFGGPTGGDFGILYPLGTIARDTFGNQPLWPAEVWEGQVDVIIFALLVMLKLRKWPTGVIFLLYVVFYNLARFFLESLRGDSPRFLFNWTAAQWSSMAAVGIGLILLIWRVWKHKKSRPQEL encoded by the coding sequence ATGCATCAATACTGGTTTTTCATCGGAGATTTTCCCATTCGCGCTTATGGGACACTTTTTGCTTTAGCCTTCATTGTAGGCGTTGGAGTGAGTTTATATTTTGCCAAAGCCGAAGGGCATCCGGAATATATGGATGTATTTATGGATTTGGCGCCTCTTTTACTTATCTCTGGAATTGTTGGAGCCCGCTTTTGGCAAGTCTTTTTTTTCGATTGGGAGTTTTACCGGGTCAATCCCGGTGAAATTATTGCGGTTTGGCATGGTGGGCTTTCCATTCAAGGGGGCGTGGTGGGAGCATTAATTGGTGGAGTCATCTATGTCTGGAGAAAAAAGCTGCCCTTTTGGAATTTAGCGGACATTGCAGCTCCGGGGCTTATGCTTGCCCAGTCTGTGGGCAGAGATGCCAATCTCATGAACGGAGACGCTTTTGGCGGACCAACAGGTGGAGATTTCGGGATTCTCTATCCCCTGGGGACTATTGCCCGAGATACCTTTGGCAACCAGCCTTTGTGGCCGGCAGAAGTTTGGGAAGGGCAAGTGGATGTGATTATCTTCGCTCTGCTGGTCATGCTTAAATTGCGGAAATGGCCAACAGGTGTTATCTTTTTGTTATATGTAGTATTCTATAATTTGGCGAGATTTTTTCTGGAGAGCTTACGAGGAGACAGCCCGCGGTTTTTGTTTAACTGGACTGCGGCACAATGGAGCAGTATGGCAGCGGTAGGGATTGGGCTTATCCTTTTAATCTGGAGGGTGTGGAAACACAAGAAAAGTCGTCCCCAGGAACTCTGA
- a CDS encoding TIGR04086 family membrane protein → MSKSFQFSLIIKGTILATILAMLLSLVFGALLSFTSIPESDLSINIIFGFSVFIAAFITAYQGGTRGLYYGLSVGIGFIILVLIVSGILWSDTPSWLKLAEKTIIALLAGGTGGIIGVLFPQS, encoded by the coding sequence ATGTCAAAATCCTTTCAATTCAGCTTGATTATCAAAGGGACCATCTTAGCAACCATTTTAGCAATGCTGTTGTCTCTGGTATTTGGCGCCCTGCTTTCCTTCACATCTATCCCAGAATCTGATCTGTCCATTAACATTATCTTTGGTTTTAGTGTATTCATTGCTGCTTTTATCACTGCATATCAAGGCGGAACCAGAGGTTTATACTATGGATTGTCAGTAGGCATCGGTTTTATTATTTTAGTACTGATTGTATCTGGGATTTTATGGTCGGACACCCCTTCTTGGCTAAAACTGGCGGAAAAAACAATCATAGCCTTACTTGCAGGCGGAACAGGCGGAATTATCGGAGTACTCTTTCCTCAATCTTAG
- a CDS encoding YkuS family protein: MYTTIAVEDGLGNVVQALHSAGFKTSPLEGPPFKNVRAVVVKGDGKDIFLPQWDDKLPVINAAGRSAEEIVDVLRDRLS; the protein is encoded by the coding sequence ATGTATACAACAATTGCTGTTGAAGATGGACTGGGGAATGTGGTTCAAGCCCTGCATAGTGCAGGATTTAAAACCTCTCCACTGGAAGGACCGCCGTTTAAAAACGTAAGGGCGGTTGTCGTCAAAGGTGATGGCAAAGATATCTTTTTACCCCAATGGGACGATAAATTGCCGGTTATTAATGCAGCAGGACGGAGTGCCGAGGAAATCGTGGATGTTTTAAGAGACCGGCTTTCCTAA
- a CDS encoding class I SAM-dependent rRNA methyltransferase, protein MAAPKAFLKKHRKKRLEQGHPWVFPGEIDKIEGDPQAGDIIEVFNHEGHFLAQGFFNPESQLIIRVLTYSAAEVNEGLFLEKIKQAWKRRERLIPDATSCRVVHGEADFLPGLIIDKYEDVFVVQILSLGVEVRRQWVYNAITRLFKPRGIYERSDVPVRKLEGLPEREGFVEQPFDTKVTVIENGLRILVDVAEGQKTGYFFDQRENRAALKPFMTGWGAGRGIEIGENGQPFDKKGKLIKNPFWDGAEVLDCFSHTGSFMLHACLYGAKKVACVDISERAVEMAKNNALLNGFLHRTEFFAVNAFDFLRDQVKEKKAWDVVILDPPAFAKNRQSLEGAVRGYKEINLQGMKLVREGGILVSASCSYHLSADRFLSMLQEAAADAHKVLRLVEFRRAGVDHPVLLGSNETDYLKFAVFEVFNRN, encoded by the coding sequence ATGGCGGCTCCTAAAGCGTTTCTAAAGAAACATCGTAAAAAACGACTGGAACAAGGACATCCGTGGGTTTTTCCCGGTGAGATTGATAAAATAGAAGGGGATCCACAGGCTGGAGATATTATAGAAGTTTTCAATCATGAGGGGCATTTTTTGGCTCAAGGGTTTTTTAATCCCGAATCTCAACTGATTATCCGGGTTTTAACCTATTCTGCTGCTGAGGTTAATGAAGGGCTATTTTTAGAAAAAATTAAACAAGCCTGGAAACGGAGAGAACGGCTGATACCTGATGCAACATCCTGTCGGGTGGTCCACGGTGAAGCAGATTTTCTCCCAGGGCTAATCATCGATAAGTATGAAGATGTTTTCGTTGTGCAAATTCTTTCTTTAGGGGTTGAAGTACGACGGCAATGGGTTTATAATGCCATAACCCGGCTTTTTAAGCCCAGAGGCATATATGAACGAAGCGATGTTCCCGTCAGAAAGCTGGAAGGACTTCCGGAAAGAGAAGGCTTTGTTGAGCAGCCCTTTGATACCAAGGTGACAGTGATTGAAAATGGGCTGCGAATTTTGGTAGATGTGGCTGAGGGACAGAAAACGGGTTATTTTTTTGATCAGCGGGAAAACAGAGCGGCTTTAAAACCCTTCATGACAGGGTGGGGAGCCGGCCGGGGTATTGAGATTGGGGAGAATGGACAACCTTTTGATAAGAAAGGAAAGCTCATTAAAAATCCCTTTTGGGATGGGGCTGAAGTGCTGGATTGTTTTTCCCATACAGGTTCTTTTATGCTTCATGCATGCCTATATGGTGCCAAAAAGGTTGCTTGTGTGGATATCTCCGAAAGGGCAGTGGAGATGGCGAAGAACAATGCTTTGCTCAACGGTTTCCTGCATCGAACAGAGTTTTTTGCAGTCAATGCCTTTGATTTTTTAAGAGACCAAGTTAAAGAAAAAAAGGCTTGGGATGTGGTTATTCTAGACCCTCCGGCTTTTGCTAAAAACCGCCAATCTCTTGAAGGGGCTGTCCGGGGGTATAAAGAGATCAATCTTCAAGGTATGAAATTAGTACGTGAGGGAGGAATATTAGTGAGTGCCTCCTGTTCATACCACTTAAGTGCTGATCGTTTTTTAAGCATGCTTCAGGAAGCGGCTGCCGACGCTCATAAAGTACTGAGGCTTGTGGAATTTCGAAGGGCAGGGGTTGATCATCCCGTTTTATTGGGCAGCAATGAAACAGATTATTTAAAATTTGCTGTATTTGAAGTGTTTAATCGAAATTAG
- a CDS encoding Fur family transcriptional regulator, giving the protein MEEVKTFESICNLLRNRSYKLTPQRQTILQTFLENVDSHLSAEEVYMLVKHQNPEIGLATVYRTLDILAEIGILLKNDFGDGRSRYEFSRQDEHHHHHHLICLGCGNVSEFDDDLLESLEAVIVKRNKFKIMDHDLKFYGYCHRCGEAH; this is encoded by the coding sequence GTGGAGGAAGTAAAAACTTTCGAAAGTATTTGCAATTTATTGCGCAACCGCTCCTATAAGTTAACCCCCCAGCGTCAGACAATATTACAGACCTTTCTGGAGAATGTTGACAGTCACCTGAGTGCCGAAGAAGTGTACATGCTGGTCAAACACCAAAATCCGGAAATCGGTTTAGCAACGGTTTATCGTACCCTGGACATTTTGGCGGAAATAGGAATTCTGCTGAAAAATGATTTTGGAGATGGTCGCAGCCGTTATGAATTTAGCCGGCAGGATGAGCATCATCACCACCATCACCTGATCTGTTTAGGCTGCGGGAATGTCTCGGAATTTGATGATGATTTATTAGAATCTCTTGAGGCCGTTATCGTCAAGCGCAATAAGTTTAAGATTATGGACCATGATTTAAAGTTTTACGGATATTGTCATCGTTGTGGAGAGGCGCATTAA
- a CDS encoding phospholipase D-like domain-containing protein produces MSKRNSFLSLVILLLLSVIFLSGCTLKLPELFPEEIPVSNLPSESLFIDKEAIYSQTVSLINSAQTSIYVEQAVFDDPQLIQMLITKSNSGVDVRVLLDQWQKANRVTLDQLKSQNVSVQYYPAQKGQINHTKYLIVDQKRALIYGPAWTEEGFRSHDLAVELSGRSAWKAASVFSKDWEFTTTFSLEDVEKSSPLPDDNIILATNANVRQQLIEHIQASTKSIWIETTEITDPDLKDALITAAENGYDVRLILEPSLTTKTPVTVEDLRSKGVQIRFYPSDPPLGMNLVIFDNSGFILSSSGWTKYSFLANHEFSVTVPSPAASQKLADMFNQDWEKSSVAKKAQ; encoded by the coding sequence ATGTCAAAACGGAATTCCTTCCTTTCGCTAGTTATATTGCTGTTGCTTAGTGTGATCTTCTTAAGCGGTTGTACGCTTAAACTACCCGAACTTTTTCCTGAAGAAATTCCGGTATCTAACCTTCCTTCCGAATCACTGTTTATTGATAAAGAAGCGATCTATAGTCAAACTGTTAGTCTCATTAATTCTGCTCAAACCTCAATTTACGTTGAACAAGCGGTGTTTGATGATCCGCAGTTAATTCAAATGCTGATTACAAAATCCAATTCCGGGGTTGATGTTCGCGTTCTCCTCGATCAATGGCAAAAAGCTAATCGCGTAACTCTAGATCAATTAAAAAGTCAAAATGTCTCTGTTCAGTATTATCCGGCCCAAAAAGGTCAGATTAACCATACCAAATATCTTATTGTTGACCAGAAACGGGCCCTTATTTACGGTCCGGCCTGGACGGAGGAAGGTTTTCGCTCTCACGATCTAGCCGTAGAATTGTCGGGGCGATCAGCTTGGAAAGCCGCATCGGTCTTTTCTAAAGATTGGGAGTTTACCACGACGTTTTCCTTAGAAGACGTAGAAAAATCATCTCCTCTGCCTGACGACAACATTATCTTAGCGACCAATGCCAATGTAAGGCAGCAGCTTATAGAACATATCCAAGCCAGCACTAAATCCATCTGGATAGAAACCACGGAAATAACTGATCCTGACTTAAAAGATGCTCTCATAACCGCTGCTGAAAACGGCTATGATGTGCGCCTTATTTTGGAACCTTCATTAACCACTAAAACACCAGTCACTGTCGAAGATTTGAGATCCAAAGGAGTTCAGATTCGCTTCTATCCCAGTGATCCGCCCTTAGGCATGAACTTAGTTATTTTCGACAACTCAGGTTTTATTCTTAGCAGTTCCGGCTGGACAAAGTATTCCTTTCTTGCTAACCATGAATTTTCTGTAACCGTTCCTTCCCCTGCTGCTTCCCAAAAATTGGCAGATATGTTTAATCAGGATTGGGAAAAAAGTTCCGTGGCCAAGAAAGCCCAATAA
- a CDS encoding M20/M25/M40 family metallo-hydrolase codes for MRNSKIKGVIIFLALSLIAIPWFVSLKFHAAPILDNSISGFSAEKAYEHVKHLVQKIGPRPAGSKSELKAAQYIAYVLKQNGWNVKDQPFSKVVVRETSVLQKEQQVELISSQNIIAELPGTSPDTIIIGAHYDSATVNAPGAVDNASGVGVLLELARVLSQVSHKETYQFVFFGAEEYGLVGSQYFTSQADLSAVRWMLNLDMVGSPLEIDVAGKRSAPPELIKQVTALAANSHISFHVSRDFILMTRDSSQGGSSDYSPFLDKGIPALGLGIYGRPEGYFHRPEDRLDRVSLEDIQQLGDFAHRLIKTVTVESLGPAEWDELYLPFQMGKHVFIMPSSGIRVCTVLIFLLSILMLIRFYRNSSLQKLHWKQVVGVLVIIGAALFLSVIVLLISSAGELAWSWFKQTELLYYAHPLLFVIARLGIALGVFIILASWLHKLPLVRDPKLYWVIGVIWLLGISLVLALIRIDLAFPFMFWLLCLNLQFFLPSIILALIGPYFLIWMHFELFNSQQWISYYQTIHHYFPIFLGIYCVLLIPFVLGLLHAGITKAQHLKMWLKLARKPALAVVLLLLLSLGLVPAYSMDYPQIIVVQEEWSGTTDGKVHVFSEEDLPEKIITDLSGEPGKSIYVPILNEKPPMNVKASMVETIKNEKRNLIISIILNYSREPYLTRVRLESDKPFTVHTDEYLPMAKLPRKLQLVGVQNPSGKYSIILQRTPPQKNSIQLAVETQGVVSCSVEGMFSDSNPRIQIQYPLSSVDYQVWYRDFFKF; via the coding sequence ATGAGGAATTCTAAAATTAAAGGGGTCATTATATTCCTTGCCTTGAGTTTAATCGCAATTCCTTGGTTTGTATCTTTAAAATTTCATGCTGCTCCGATCCTTGATAATTCAATTTCCGGGTTTTCTGCAGAAAAAGCCTATGAACATGTGAAACATCTTGTTCAAAAGATAGGACCGAGGCCGGCAGGAAGTAAATCTGAGCTGAAAGCGGCACAGTATATTGCCTATGTTTTAAAGCAAAATGGCTGGAACGTGAAGGATCAGCCTTTCAGCAAAGTGGTGGTGAGGGAAACATCTGTTTTACAAAAGGAACAACAGGTGGAGTTAATCAGCAGTCAGAACATAATCGCTGAATTGCCCGGAACAAGCCCGGATACGATTATTATCGGTGCTCATTATGATTCGGCAACAGTTAATGCTCCCGGGGCTGTGGATAATGCTTCCGGGGTCGGGGTCTTATTAGAGCTGGCCAGAGTCTTGAGTCAAGTATCTCACAAAGAAACCTATCAGTTTGTCTTCTTTGGAGCAGAGGAGTATGGGCTGGTTGGCTCACAATATTTTACATCCCAAGCAGATTTGTCAGCTGTGCGCTGGATGCTTAATTTGGATATGGTTGGAAGTCCATTGGAAATTGATGTTGCCGGAAAACGATCTGCACCGCCGGAGTTAATTAAACAAGTCACGGCTTTGGCAGCCAATAGCCACATTTCTTTCCATGTTAGCCGTGATTTTATCCTCATGACTCGTGACAGCTCTCAAGGAGGGTCCAGTGATTACAGCCCATTCTTAGATAAAGGAATTCCCGCCCTTGGCTTAGGAATCTATGGTCGTCCCGAAGGGTATTTTCATCGTCCGGAAGATCGCCTGGATCGGGTTTCCTTAGAAGATATTCAACAGTTAGGGGATTTTGCCCATCGTTTAATCAAGACTGTAACGGTTGAATCCTTAGGGCCGGCTGAATGGGATGAACTATACCTGCCTTTTCAGATGGGAAAACATGTTTTTATTATGCCCAGCTCTGGTATCAGAGTGTGCACTGTTCTAATCTTTTTACTTAGCATTTTGATGCTGATCCGGTTTTATCGAAACAGTTCGCTGCAAAAACTCCACTGGAAACAAGTGGTTGGTGTTTTGGTGATTATTGGAGCGGCTTTATTCCTCAGTGTGATCGTCCTTCTCATAAGCAGTGCAGGAGAGCTGGCTTGGAGCTGGTTTAAGCAGACGGAACTCTTATATTATGCACACCCCTTATTATTCGTTATTGCCAGGCTGGGAATTGCCTTGGGGGTTTTTATCATTTTGGCCAGCTGGCTTCATAAGCTGCCTTTGGTGCGTGATCCCAAACTTTATTGGGTTATCGGTGTTATCTGGCTTCTGGGGATTAGCTTAGTTTTGGCCCTCATTCGTATCGATCTGGCGTTTCCTTTTATGTTTTGGCTGCTGTGCCTAAACCTTCAATTCTTCTTACCAAGTATTATCCTGGCTTTGATCGGTCCATATTTCTTGATCTGGATGCATTTTGAATTGTTTAATTCACAGCAATGGATTAGTTATTATCAAACAATTCATCATTATTTCCCAATTTTTCTTGGAATTTACTGTGTATTGCTGATTCCTTTTGTCTTAGGATTACTGCATGCTGGTATCACAAAGGCTCAACATCTAAAGATGTGGCTGAAACTTGCCAGAAAACCCGCTTTGGCTGTGGTCTTGCTGTTATTACTGTCTCTCGGCTTAGTACCGGCTTATTCCATGGATTATCCTCAGATTATCGTTGTTCAGGAAGAGTGGTCCGGTACGACAGATGGAAAAGTCCATGTTTTTTCGGAGGAAGATTTGCCAGAGAAAATAATTACAGATCTAAGCGGAGAGCCAGGCAAGAGTATCTATGTGCCCATACTTAATGAAAAACCACCTATGAATGTTAAAGCTTCTATGGTGGAAACCATAAAAAACGAGAAAAGAAACCTGATAATTTCAATCATCCTTAATTATTCCCGGGAACCATACTTAACCCGTGTCCGCTTAGAAAGTGATAAACCCTTCACAGTGCATACCGACGAGTATTTGCCCATGGCAAAACTCCCCAGAAAATTGCAATTAGTAGGCGTGCAAAACCCCAGTGGGAAGTACTCCATTATCCTGCAGAGAACTCCTCCTCAAAAGAATTCCATCCAACTGGCTGTGGAAACCCAGGGTGTCGTATCTTGTTCAGTTGAAGGAATGTTTTCTGATTCCAACCCCCGGATACAAATCCAATACCCTCTTTCCTCCGTCGATTATCAGGTGTGGTACAGGGACTTTTTCAAATTTTAA